The sequence GCCTGCGATGGTGGCGACGATCGTCACAAAACTGATGGCGAAAAACGCGGAAGATCGCTATCAAAGTGCCCTGGGACTAAAACATGACTTGGAACGGTGTTTGGCCCAGTGGCAGGAAACAGGTGGAATTGCAGAGTTTGAGCCAGGACAGCGTGACTTAAGTGATCGCTTCTTGATTCCCGAAAAACTCTATGGCCGAGAAGCTGAAGTCCAGACATTATTAGCAGCCTTCGACCGAGTTGCGCGTGGCAGTTCAGAACTAATGCTGGTGGCAGGTTTTTCAGGCATTGGCAAAACGGCAGTCGTGAATGAAGTCCACAAGCCGATTGTACAGCAACGGGGTTACTTCATTAAAGGCAAGTTTGACCAGTTCAATCGCAATATTCCGTTCTCAGCCTTTGTGCAAGCATTGCGGGATCTGATGGGACAATTGCTCTCAGAATCTGATCTGCAACTGCTGCAATGGCAAACTAAGATTTTGGCAGCCGTGGGAGAGAATGGACAAATTCTGGTAGATGTAATCCCAGAACTGGAGCAGATTATTGGCAAACAACTGGGTGCTCCAGAGCTATCAGGCAGTGCAGCACAGAACCGATTTAACTTACTATTTCAAAAGTTTATTGAGGTATTTACAACAGCAGAACATCCATTGGTGTTATTTTTGGACGATTTACAGTGGGCAGATTTGGCTTCACTGCAATTGATCAAACTGCTGATGAATGGTAATGGCTATCTGTTGATGTTAGGGGCCTATCGCGATAATGAAGTCTCACTGACCCACCCGTTTATTTTGACGGTGGAGGAACTGAAGAAATCCAGGGCGATCGTCCATACAATTACCCTGGCCCCCTTGGCGTTTGACGATACCAATCGTCTGATCGCGGATACCTTAAATTGTTCCAGGGTAATCGCACAACCCCTGACTGAATTAATCGATCACAAAACAAAGGGCAATCCTTTTTTTACGACACAGTTTCTCAAAGTGTTGCATGAAGATGGACGAATCTGTTTCGATCATGATCGCCGCTATTGGACATGCGATATTGCCCAGGTGAGCGCACTGGCAATCACTGATGATGTTGTGGAGTTTATGGTGTTGCAATTGCAGAAATTGCCCCTCGAAACACAACAGGTGCTAAAGTGGGCAGCCTGTATCGGTAACCAGTTTGATTTGGCGACGTTGGCGATCGTCTCGGAACAATCATCAGCCGATGCAGCAACGGCATTGTGGAAAGTATTGCAGGAAGGCTTGATTTTGCCGATCAGTCAGATCTATAAGTTTTTTCAGGCAGAGGAATTGGAGCAGGCTGATTCACAAAGTGCAGTCAATCCGACGTATCGATTTTTGCACGATCGGGTCCAACAAGCAGCTTATGCATTGATTCCAGAGGAACAGAAGCAACGAACTCATCTCACCATTGGGCAACTACTTTTGCAAAATACTGACGAAACCCAACAAGATGAGCGAATTTTTGAGATTGTCAATCAATTAAATTATGGTATTTCACTGATACCTTCACTTGCTCAACGTCAGCAATATACTCGGTTAAATCTAAAGGCAGGTCGCAAAGCCAAAGAATCAACCGCCTATAGTGCAGCACAGCATTACCTCGCCTATGGGATGCAGTTATTAACAGAAAGTGGTTGGGATATTGACCCTGATCTGATGCGTAACTTATACGAGGAAGCAGCAGAGGTGGCATTGCTGAATTGTGATTTTGAGCAGATGGAAACTCTGATTCAGGTGGTGTTGGAACGCACCAGTACCTTACTTGACCAAGTGAAAGTGTATGAAGTCAGACTCCAAGCATATCAAGTACGAAATCAACAGCTTCAGGCAATTACAGTGGGGAGAGAAATCCTTCAGAAACTGGGGGTAATTTTTCCTGAGTCCATCACTCCTTGGGACATTCAACAACTGACCGAAAACACGCTGGCATCTCTGCCAAGTTGCCCGATCGCAGAGTTAGTGAACTTCCCAGTCATGCAGGAAGCCAATGCTTTAGCTGCTTTACGGATTATGATTAGCCTTGTTCCGTCCGTTCATCAGGCGGCTCCCCATCTCTTTCCCATTATTGCTTGTGAGGAGGTCAACTTATCGCTTAAATATGGTAACTCGCCTTTTTCTGCACCAGGATATGCAGACTTTGGAATTATTGTTAGCACAGTGTTGAATAAGCTAGAAGAAGGGTATCAATTTGGCCAGCTAGCCCTTAAAATTATGGACCGATTCTCTGAACGATCGGTTCAGAGTATGGTTCAGTTTAAGGTCGCTGCGTTTAATCAATCCAATCGAGACAGTATTCAACAAGCAATCAATTTATTAAAGGAATCCTATCAGGTTGGATTACAAATGGGTGATTCAGTTCATTCACTTGTTTCTACTTCGTTTAGATTAATGTATACCTATTTAAGTGGTGCAGAGGACTTAAATAGCTTACTAAAAGAACTCAATATTTATCAGGAAAAGTTTGCCACAAGTCAACATTTTTTGAATTGGGCACATATCCTTCGTTATTCTATTAAAAATTTTACTGAGTTTGGTCAAACTCCAAATCGTCTTGGCAGTGATGCCAGCGACGAAGCAGAATATCTATCAATACTCTGCAAAGAAAATGATGAATTAGCACTCCATTTATTTTACCTATCCAAGTTAATATTGAGCTTCTCATTTAGAGATATTTCTGCTGCAATTCAGGATGGTAATGAAGGGAAAAGATATCTTAAAGCTGGCATGGGTATGCCTTCTGCACCAGTTTATTACTACTACGATTCACTGACTCGTCTCACACTTTATCCAACGGTTGACCCCTCGCAGCAAGTAGAACTTCTCTCTCAGGTTGATGAAAATCAAGCAAAGTTAGGCATCCATGCCAATGCTGCTCCGATCAATTATCAACACAAGTACTTTCTAGTAGAAGCATTACGGTGCTCCCTTTTGGGTAACAGCTTAGAAGCGATATCCCTATATGATCGTGCTATTGCCGAAGCCAAAGCAAATGGCTATATCCAGGAAGAGGCTCTAGCCAATGAACTTACTGCTCAGTTCTACCTGAATTGGGGTAAAGAAAAAATTGCCCAAGATTATCTTACAAATGCCTACTACGGTTATGCTCGCTGGGGCGCGAAAGCCAAAACCCAGGACTTAGAACGCCGCTATCCCAAACTGCTCGCGTCCATTCTCCAAAAGCCGAATATTGCCATATCTACCAATGAAACCCTTTTTGCACTAGACTCAGCCACACTTCAGACTCCCGATACTCAGACTTATAATTCTGACAGTAGCAGTATTGCTGCCGCGCTCAACCTGGCAACCATTCTGAAAGCATCCCAAACCCTCTCTAGCGAAATTCAACTCGACAAACTCCTAGCAACCTTGCTACATACCGTGTTAGAAAATGCTGGGGCAGACAAAGGAGCATTGTTGCTAGCGCGTGAGCAGGAATGGTTTGTGGAAGCCGTTGCCACCATCGATCAACCAGCGCGGGTAGAACCCATCGCTCTGTCCAGTAGCCCTGAGGTTCCCCACGGCTTGATTCACACCGTTAAACGGAGTTTGCAACCCGTGGTCATTGTGGACGCCACTATCCATCCTGCTCTAGCAACAGACGCCTATGTTGTGCAACAGCAACCCAAGAGTGTCCTATGCACCCCGATTCTTCATCAGGGCAAACTAGTTGCTATTTTGTATTTGGAGAATCATGTCATCGTTGGCGCATTTACCAGCGATCGCATTGAACTATTGAACTTCCTCTGTGCCCAAGCTGCCATTTCCTTGCAAAATGCTCGCCTCTATCAACAGGCCCAGACTTATGCCCAACAGCTTGAGCATTCCCAACTGCAAATTGTGCAAAGTGAGAAAATGGCATCGCTCGGAAATCTAGTCGCAGGGGTCGCCCACGAAATTAATAATCCGATCGGCTTCCTCAATGGCAGTATCAACAATGCCAAAGACTATGTGCAAGACCTCCTCAGCTATATAGCCCTCTATCAGCAGCACCATCCCAATCCAGCAGCACCTGTGCAAGATAAAGCGGAAGATATTGACCTGGACTTTCTGATCGAAGACTTGCCCAAGCTATTGGATTCGATGCAAGGCGCGAATGATCGCATCAAAAGTATCAGCACCAGCCTGCGCATTTTTTCCCGCGCGGATACACAATACAAGGTCAGTGCTAACTTACACGAAGGCATTGAAAGTACTCTGTTGATCCTCAAATATCGGCTCAAAGCCAACGAAAATCGCCCTGCCATTCAAGTCATTCAAGACTATGGTGATTTGCCGCCCATTGAATGCTTCCCTGGACAATTAAACCAGGTGTTTATGAATATCTTGGCAAATGCGATCGATATGTTCGATGAAATGGCAAAAAACCAGACTTTTGCTGAACTGGAAGCCAATCCTCAACAAATTATAATTCGTACATTAGTTGATTCTAACCAAGTGCAGATCCAGATTTGTGACAATGGCAAAGGTATAACCGAAGATGTGAAAGCAAAGGTTTTTGATCATTTGTTTACGACAAAAGGCGTGGGTAAAGGAACGGGATTGGGATTGGCTATTGCCCGTCAAATTGTAGTAGAAAAACATGGTGGTCACTTAGAAGTTCGATCTGAGGTGTGTCAAGGTACCAAGTTCTGCATCCACCTGCCGATTTGTGGTGAGTCGAGTCAGCGGGACCATGTCACCATGGCCCCCTCCCCCCAGAACCGCTCGTGACCGTTTTCCCATTCAGCGGCTCAACCTATCGGTCATCCCAAACACTCCCTCTGTTGGAAGTCATACAGAACCTTCAGTAGCTCAGCTTTAAGTCACCGTTCGTTTTTTGGCTGTACTCTGGCACGTCTACGCTGACAGCAGAAGCCTTCCAGATGTTCTGGAGGTAATCCCGAATGGAGCGATCGCTGGAGAACTTACCCATGCGGGCCACGTTCAGAATCGACATCCGGGTCCAGTGGTCTTGATCGCGGTATGCCTGACTTACCCGATCCTGGCATTCCACGTAGGATTGGTAATCGGCCAACAGGAGGTACTCATCCCGATAGAGCAGGGAATCGATCAGGGGCTTGAACAGGTTCCTGTCCCCATGGGAGAAGAAGCCGGAGGCAATCCGATCGATCACTCGCTTGAGTTCTGGGTTGTTGTGGTAGTAATCCCAGGGATTGTATCCAGCGGCTTTTTGGGCCTGCACTTCTGCGGCGGTCAACCCAAACAGGAAGAAGTTATCGGTTCCGACAGCTTCCCGAATTTCAATGTTGGCTCCATCCAGAGTCCCGATCGTCAGGGCTCCGTTCATCGAGAACTTCATATTACCCGTACCAGAGGCTTCCTTGCCTGCCGTAGAAATTTGCTCTGAGAGGTCAGCGGCAGGGTAGACCCGCTGGGCAAACTTAACGTTGTAGTCCTTCAGGAACACCACTTTGAGACGACCATGCATATCGGGGTCGTTGTTCACGATCTGGGCAATGGAATTGATCAACTTGATGATCAGTTTGGCCATGTAATAGCCAGGTGCTGCCTTTCCTCCAAACAGGAAGGTGCGCGGTGTACTATCCAGATTGGGATTGGCCTTGATCCGGTTGTACAGGGTAATGATATAAAGGGCATTCAGGTGCTGTCGCTTGTATTCATGAATGCGCTTGGCCTGAATATCGAATAGGGAGTTGACATCTACCTCAATTTGGTAGTTGGTTCGAATGTAGTTGGCTAGATCTTGCTTCACCGCTTGCTTCACCTGACGGAATTCGTTGCGGAAGCTGGCATCATGGCTGAAGTTTTCCAATTGGCGCAGTTCATCCAAATTTTTAATCCAGCTTTCGCCAATCTTGCTGGTAATCAGGTTTGTCAACCGGGGGTTGCTCAGCACCATGAACCGGCGAGGGGTGACGCCATTGGTCACATTCGTGAACTTCCCTGGATACATCTCATAGAAATCATGCAGGGTCGTCTGTTTCAGCAATTCACTGTGGAGTTCAGCAACACCATTGATAGCAGAGCTACCCACGCAGGCAAGGTTAGCCATGCGGACATAGCGCTCACCGCTTTCATCAATGATGGACATGCGACGAATGCGATCGAAATCATCCGGGAACCGGATCCGAACTTCATCCAAAAACCGCTGATTAATTTCGTAGATAATCTCCAGATGACGAGGTAACAGACTCCCGAACATAGGTAGGGGCCAGCGTTCCAGTGCTTCAGGGAGCAGGGTATGGTTGGTGTAGGCAAAGGTTTTGGTCGTGATCTCCCAAGCCTTTTCCCAGGTGAACCCGGAGTCATCCAACAGGAGCCGCATTAATTCAGCAACACCGATCGTGGGGTGGGTGTCATTCAACTGAATGGCATATTGCTCATGGAACCGTTCCAGGGGAAGATTTTTCATCTTCATCATCCGAATCATGTCTTGCAAGGAACAGGAGACAAAAAAGTACTGCTGCTCCAATCGCAGTTGCTTACCCTGGTGGGATTCATCATTGGGGTAAAGCACTTTGGTGATATTTTCACACTCGCTCTTTTCGTGAACAGCGCCAAAGTAATCGCCTTTATTGAAGGCTTCAAAATCAAAAGATTCGGGTGCTTCTGCTTTCCACAGGCGTAGGGTGTTGGCTGTATTCGTCTGGAAACCCAGGATGGGCGTGTCGTAGGGAACTCCTTTCACCACCTTGTAGGGAACCCACCGCACATGATAGTGACCCTGCTCATCCTGGTAAGCTTCTGAGTGCCCACCGAACTTCACTTCTAATTCTGCTTCTGGGCGGGCCACTTCCCAGGGATTCCCATAACGCAACCACTTATCGGTAATTTCGACCTGCCAGCCATCTTTGATGTCCTGGTCGAAAATGCCGTATTCGTAGCGGATGCCATAGCCGATCGCAGGGATTTCCAGCGTGGCCAGAGAGTCAACGTAGCACGCAGCAAGGCGACCCAGGCCCCCATTGCCCAATCCGGGTTCTTCTTCCTGCTCCAGCAGATCCGTCAGGCTCAGGCCAAATTCCTCCATGGCCTGCTTGACCGCATCGTAAAGTCCCAGGTTAATCAGATTATTTCCCAGGTGAGGCCCCATAAGAAACTCAGCCGACAGGTAGGCAACCATGCGGGGTGCTTTTTCCAGATAAGTCTGGGTTGTGTTCAGCCAGCGATTGAGCAAGCGATCGCGCACCGTATAGGCCAGTGCCATATAGTAGTCATTCTTCGTCGAGATTTTGGGAAACTTGGCCTGGATATAGAACAGGTTATCCAGAAATGCCCGTTTCAGTGTCTCAACATTAATCCCAGTGCGATCGTCTTCGATTTGAATAGTTCCAGGAACAGAACTGACCATAATTCAGCTTTCTCCGTATTGTTTTTTATTAGCCATTTTTTGTTGGTCATGGGTCATTTGGTCCCCTCCCAGGAGGGGTGGCGCGTAGCGCCGGGGTGGGTTTGGAGGGATGAGGCATTTGACTAGTGACCCATGACTAACAGACTAGAGGGTTTAGCCCGATCTCCCTGTAAGGTCACTCCCCGCTGGTTGGCTGCCAGGTGACGCACAATTTTGTAAACCGTTTCAAGCTTGTCAGCAGCAGCAGCTTTTTCTGCTAGAGTTGCCAGGTCCAGGGGTTGGTCTGCATTTTTGAGGACAGTCAGAATCTGCCGCTGTAAATCGAGGACGGATGCGGCTGCTTTCTTGCCGGCCTCTACGCCCGGCTGGTGATAGGCATTGATGTTGACCAGCGAGGCATAGAACCCGACTGCCCGTTCATACAAAGCGATCAGGGCTCCCACGATGCGAGGATTGACCTGTGGAATGGTGACGGTGATCGAGTCCCGATGATTTTCATACAGGGCCTGTCGGGTGCCCTGTATGAAGCCGGAGAGAAAATCGCCCGATGTGGCGTCCGGTTCCACCTCGATTGACGGACCCGATCGATCTTCCAGGACTTCAATGAAGGTGGCGAAGAAGTTGGGCACCCCTTCTCGGAGTTGTTGTACATAGGCATGCTGGTCTGTGGAGCCTTTGTTGCCATAAACGGCAATTCCTTGATGCACCGTGTTCCCGTCCAGATCCTTTTCCTTGCCCAGGGATTCCATCACCAACTGTTGCAGATAGCGCGAGAACAGCAACAAACTGTCCTTATAGGGCAGCATCACCATGTCTTTCTCGCCTTTGCCATTACCGGCGCAGTACCAGGCCAGGGTGAGCAGAGCTGCTGGATTCCGCCTGATCTGAGGCACACGGGTAGCCGCATCCATTTCCTTTGCCCCGGCCAGTAGCGATCGAATATCGATGCCTAACAGGGAGGCAGATAGCAACCCAACCGCCGACATTTCTGAGGTGCGTCCTCCCACCCAATCAAACATGGGAAACTCAGCCAGCCAGCCTTCCATCCGCTCTAGCTCATCCATTTTGCTGCCAGGAACCGTAATGGCAACAGCATGGGAGGGGAAGTGTAAGCCCTGTTGCTCATAGACATGCTTCACCTCCAGCATGCCATTTCGGGTTTCGGGGGTGCCGCCTGATTTGCTGGTAATGATGATGAGCGTGCTCTTGAGCCGATCCTGCAGCCGCTTGAGCACCCGATCAATGCCTGCAGGGTCTGTATTGTCGATGAAGTGAATGTTCATCGGGGGAAAATCGGGAGCCAGCGCCTCTGCGACAAATTCTGGCCCCAGGGCCGAACCTCCGATGCCGATCGACAGAATATCGGTAAACCGGGAAGCTTCTGGTGGGTGAATGGTCCCACTATGCACCTTCTGAGCAAAGGCTTCGATCTCATTCAGGGTCTCCACAATCTCCTTACGGAGGTTGGCGGGTGCTCGATCGGGGTCTCGCAGCCAGTAGTGCCCCACCATCCGGTTCTCATCGGGATTGGCGATCGCACCGCCCTCCAGGGCTTCCATATCCTGAAATGCCTTGTCAAACTTTGGCTTCAGGATTTCAAGCAGGGCATCATCGAATCGCATGCGGCTCACATCCACGTACAGATCCAGACCTTCGTGGTAGTAAAGCCAATCTTCGTAGCGTTCCCAGAGGGCTTTGGTGTCCATACAAACCTCGTTAACTTACAGTGGGGAGCCGGTTTACTGGAAGCCGATGTGCGCGATCGCGCCCAGGTATTCGTAGTAGGTGATCTGCCCATCCCCGTTGTGATCAGCTTCACCCAGAATAGTTTTAACTTGCTCGACACTGAGCGGTAAGACCAGATGATTGGCAATGTTAATTGCCTCTTCCAGGGAAAGCAGGCCGTTCTGGTCAAGGTCTAGTTCACGGAACTTTTTCAGAATCTGGAAGGTCGGTTCAGTCGCAACCACAAACTCTTCAAACTCAATACACCCATCCTTATCCATGTCCAGTGCCTCAAAACGCTTTGTCAGGCGTTTCTTCTCCTCGGCCAGGGTAAAGTTGAGATATTCATCAATCTCGATCTTGCCATCCTGGTTCACATCCAGGTGTGTAAAGGCATTCACGATCGAGGTCAATCTTTCTTCAGGGATTAGGGCTTGAGCGTCTGCGGATATTTCAAAGTTCAATCTGTCAACATTCATACATTTGCTCTCAATCACTGCTGTCAGAATAGGCTTGGGTTACTGTGTCATGACTCAAGTTGTATGGAAGCAAAATTAAGCAACAGGTTGATCAATCCTAAGGCTCCTAAAGCAGGAAAGTAGCTCTCTCTTCCTGCTTAGGAACGGGAATTAAATAGCCTGGATTTCTTCAGCCCCTACCCCTAACCCCAATCCCTCTCCCAAATTTGGGAGAGGGATTGGGATGAGGGCAATCAGGAGTTTGACACTTTATTTAATTCTCATTCCTTAGGGTGCAAAACGGCTTGGCTGCAACTGCAATAGAAATCAAAAAAGGGGGATAAATTCCCCCTTCCTCGTGCTTAGTAAGGCCATCTCCAATTCACTACATCCGGACGATCAATCCCATGTTCGTAGGCGTAGTTGCGACAGTCAATTTGCTCATCCTTGAGCATTTCTTTGATGTGAGCCCCTGCAACTTTCAGCTTGGGAATCCGATCGATCACGTCGATCGCAATACTGAAGCGATCGACCTGGTTACAGATAGCCAGATCTAGCGGAGTATTGATATTCCCCTTTTCTTTGTAACCGCGCACATGCAGGTTCTTGTGATTGGTCCGACGGTAAGTGAGACGGTGAACAAGCCAGGGGTAGCCATGGAAGTTGAAGATAATAGGCTTATCGAGGGTGAAGAGGCTGTCAAAGTCCCGATCGCTCAACCCGTGAGGATGCTCGATTTCAGGTTGCAATTTGAACAGGTCAATCACATTGATAAACCGGATCTTCAAATCCGGGAAATGCTCGCGCAGAATGCAGGAGGCTGCCAGAGACTCCTGGGTGGGAATGTCCCCTGCTGTCGCTAAGACCACATCCGGTTCCCCACCCTGATCCGTACTGGCCCACTCCCAAATATCAATACCCTTAGTGCAGTTCTTAATCGCTGCATCCATGGTGTGATATTGCAGGTGCAACTGCTTATCCGACACAATCACATTGATATAGTTCTTACTGCGTAAGCAATGATCAGCAACAGACAGTAAGGTATTGACATCAGGAGGGAGGTAAATGCGAACCACATCTGGGCTCTTGTTCAGCACCACATCGAGAAACCCTGGGTCTTGATGGGTAAAACCATTATGATCTTGTCGCCACACCGTAGAGGTAATGAGCAAGTTCAAGGATGCAATTTCTTCCCGCCAATGGATGCGATTACAGATCTCCAACCACTTGGCATGCTGGTTAAACATGGAATCAATCA is a genomic window of Leptolyngbya sp. 'hensonii' containing:
- a CDS encoding EF-hand domain-containing protein encodes the protein MNVDRLNFEISADAQALIPEERLTSIVNAFTHLDVNQDGKIEIDEYLNFTLAEEKKRLTKRFEALDMDKDGCIEFEEFVVATEPTFQILKKFRELDLDQNGLLSLEEAINIANHLVLPLSVEQVKTILGEADHNGDGQITYYEYLGAIAHIGFQ
- a CDS encoding ATP-binding sensor histidine kinase, with translation MTLLASSPIHLSPEISGYTIVEQLYLGSRTAVYRAVQTVQQRLVVIKMLRRDYPSFSELLQFRNQYTIAKNLPIPGIVHPLSLELLGSGYALVMEDGGEVSLGKYIQQHPLALTEVLAIGIQLSNILHDLCQHRVVHKDIKPANILIHPESKQVKLIDFSIASLLPKETQEIQSPNILEGTLAYLAPEQTGRMNRGIDYRADFYALGVTLYQLLTGTLPFISDDPLELMHCHMAKIPLPVHQVNPDVPAMVATIVTKLMAKNAEDRYQSALGLKHDLERCLAQWQETGGIAEFEPGQRDLSDRFLIPEKLYGREAEVQTLLAAFDRVARGSSELMLVAGFSGIGKTAVVNEVHKPIVQQRGYFIKGKFDQFNRNIPFSAFVQALRDLMGQLLSESDLQLLQWQTKILAAVGENGQILVDVIPELEQIIGKQLGAPELSGSAAQNRFNLLFQKFIEVFTTAEHPLVLFLDDLQWADLASLQLIKLLMNGNGYLLMLGAYRDNEVSLTHPFILTVEELKKSRAIVHTITLAPLAFDDTNRLIADTLNCSRVIAQPLTELIDHKTKGNPFFTTQFLKVLHEDGRICFDHDRRYWTCDIAQVSALAITDDVVEFMVLQLQKLPLETQQVLKWAACIGNQFDLATLAIVSEQSSADAATALWKVLQEGLILPISQIYKFFQAEELEQADSQSAVNPTYRFLHDRVQQAAYALIPEEQKQRTHLTIGQLLLQNTDETQQDERIFEIVNQLNYGISLIPSLAQRQQYTRLNLKAGRKAKESTAYSAAQHYLAYGMQLLTESGWDIDPDLMRNLYEEAAEVALLNCDFEQMETLIQVVLERTSTLLDQVKVYEVRLQAYQVRNQQLQAITVGREILQKLGVIFPESITPWDIQQLTENTLASLPSCPIAELVNFPVMQEANALAALRIMISLVPSVHQAAPHLFPIIACEEVNLSLKYGNSPFSAPGYADFGIIVSTVLNKLEEGYQFGQLALKIMDRFSERSVQSMVQFKVAAFNQSNRDSIQQAINLLKESYQVGLQMGDSVHSLVSTSFRLMYTYLSGAEDLNSLLKELNIYQEKFATSQHFLNWAHILRYSIKNFTEFGQTPNRLGSDASDEAEYLSILCKENDELALHLFYLSKLILSFSFRDISAAIQDGNEGKRYLKAGMGMPSAPVYYYYDSLTRLTLYPTVDPSQQVELLSQVDENQAKLGIHANAAPINYQHKYFLVEALRCSLLGNSLEAISLYDRAIAEAKANGYIQEEALANELTAQFYLNWGKEKIAQDYLTNAYYGYARWGAKAKTQDLERRYPKLLASILQKPNIAISTNETLFALDSATLQTPDTQTYNSDSSSIAAALNLATILKASQTLSSEIQLDKLLATLLHTVLENAGADKGALLLAREQEWFVEAVATIDQPARVEPIALSSSPEVPHGLIHTVKRSLQPVVIVDATIHPALATDAYVVQQQPKSVLCTPILHQGKLVAILYLENHVIVGAFTSDRIELLNFLCAQAAISLQNARLYQQAQTYAQQLEHSQLQIVQSEKMASLGNLVAGVAHEINNPIGFLNGSINNAKDYVQDLLSYIALYQQHHPNPAAPVQDKAEDIDLDFLIEDLPKLLDSMQGANDRIKSISTSLRIFSRADTQYKVSANLHEGIESTLLILKYRLKANENRPAIQVIQDYGDLPPIECFPGQLNQVFMNILANAIDMFDEMAKNQTFAELEANPQQIIIRTLVDSNQVQIQICDNGKGITEDVKAKVFDHLFTTKGVGKGTGLGLAIARQIVVEKHGGHLEVRSEVCQGTKFCIHLPICGESSQRDHVTMAPSPQNRS
- a CDS encoding glucose-6-phosphate isomerase; its protein translation is MDTKALWERYEDWLYYHEGLDLYVDVSRMRFDDALLEILKPKFDKAFQDMEALEGGAIANPDENRMVGHYWLRDPDRAPANLRKEIVETLNEIEAFAQKVHSGTIHPPEASRFTDILSIGIGGSALGPEFVAEALAPDFPPMNIHFIDNTDPAGIDRVLKRLQDRLKSTLIIITSKSGGTPETRNGMLEVKHVYEQQGLHFPSHAVAITVPGSKMDELERMEGWLAEFPMFDWVGGRTSEMSAVGLLSASLLGIDIRSLLAGAKEMDAATRVPQIRRNPAALLTLAWYCAGNGKGEKDMVMLPYKDSLLLFSRYLQQLVMESLGKEKDLDGNTVHQGIAVYGNKGSTDQHAYVQQLREGVPNFFATFIEVLEDRSGPSIEVEPDATSGDFLSGFIQGTRQALYENHRDSITVTIPQVNPRIVGALIALYERAVGFYASLVNINAYHQPGVEAGKKAAASVLDLQRQILTVLKNADQPLDLATLAEKAAAADKLETVYKIVRHLAANQRGVTLQGDRAKPSSLLVMGH
- a CDS encoding glycogen/starch/alpha-glucan phosphorylase translates to MVSSVPGTIQIEDDRTGINVETLKRAFLDNLFYIQAKFPKISTKNDYYMALAYTVRDRLLNRWLNTTQTYLEKAPRMVAYLSAEFLMGPHLGNNLINLGLYDAVKQAMEEFGLSLTDLLEQEEEPGLGNGGLGRLAACYVDSLATLEIPAIGYGIRYEYGIFDQDIKDGWQVEITDKWLRYGNPWEVARPEAELEVKFGGHSEAYQDEQGHYHVRWVPYKVVKGVPYDTPILGFQTNTANTLRLWKAEAPESFDFEAFNKGDYFGAVHEKSECENITKVLYPNDESHQGKQLRLEQQYFFVSCSLQDMIRMMKMKNLPLERFHEQYAIQLNDTHPTIGVAELMRLLLDDSGFTWEKAWEITTKTFAYTNHTLLPEALERWPLPMFGSLLPRHLEIIYEINQRFLDEVRIRFPDDFDRIRRMSIIDESGERYVRMANLACVGSSAINGVAELHSELLKQTTLHDFYEMYPGKFTNVTNGVTPRRFMVLSNPRLTNLITSKIGESWIKNLDELRQLENFSHDASFRNEFRQVKQAVKQDLANYIRTNYQIEVDVNSLFDIQAKRIHEYKRQHLNALYIITLYNRIKANPNLDSTPRTFLFGGKAAPGYYMAKLIIKLINSIAQIVNNDPDMHGRLKVVFLKDYNVKFAQRVYPAADLSEQISTAGKEASGTGNMKFSMNGALTIGTLDGANIEIREAVGTDNFFLFGLTAAEVQAQKAAGYNPWDYYHNNPELKRVIDRIASGFFSHGDRNLFKPLIDSLLYRDEYLLLADYQSYVECQDRVSQAYRDQDHWTRMSILNVARMGKFSSDRSIRDYLQNIWKASAVSVDVPEYSQKTNGDLKLSY